One window from the genome of Pseudomonas sp. L5B5 encodes:
- a CDS encoding ABC transporter permease — protein MNLDDLLNLFLNQELLERYGPRFIDGLLVTAKLVAISFSLGAVLGLLIALGRLSGNPLLRRFTGAYVYFFRGSPLLAQLFMLYYGLGSFKGFWQDVGLWWFFRDAWFCTLLAFTLNTAAYQAEILRGSLLAVAQGQREACNALGLSRWTAFRKVILPQSLLIAIGPLGNELILMIKASAIASLVTIYDLMGVTKLAFSRSFDFQIYLWAAVLYLVIVEVVRRSLKYLEGRLGRHLN, from the coding sequence ATGAACCTGGATGATCTGCTGAACCTGTTCCTCAACCAGGAACTGCTGGAGCGCTACGGCCCGCGCTTTATCGACGGCCTGCTGGTGACCGCCAAGCTGGTGGCGATTTCCTTCAGCCTGGGCGCCGTGCTCGGCCTGCTGATCGCCCTTGGGCGGCTGTCCGGCAATCCGCTGCTGCGGCGTTTTACCGGCGCGTATGTGTACTTCTTCCGCGGCTCGCCGCTGCTGGCCCAGTTGTTCATGCTGTATTACGGCCTGGGCTCGTTCAAAGGCTTCTGGCAGGACGTGGGGCTGTGGTGGTTCTTTCGCGACGCGTGGTTCTGCACCCTGCTGGCCTTCACCCTGAACACCGCCGCCTACCAGGCGGAGATCCTGCGCGGCAGCCTGCTAGCCGTAGCCCAGGGCCAGCGCGAAGCCTGCAACGCCCTGGGCCTGTCGCGCTGGACCGCGTTTCGCAAGGTGATACTGCCGCAGTCGCTGCTGATCGCCATCGGGCCTCTGGGCAACGAGCTGATTTTGATGATCAAGGCCAGCGCCATCGCCTCCCTGGTGACCATTTACGACCTGATGGGGGTGACCAAGCTGGCCTTCTCCCGCAGCTTCGATTTCCAGATCTACCTGTGGGCCGCAGTGCTGTACCTGGTGATCGTCGAGGTGGTGCGGCGCAGCCTCAAATACCTGGAAGGCCGCCTGGGCCGGCACCTGAACTGA
- a CDS encoding NAD(P)/FAD-dependent oxidoreductase, whose product MHCQTLVLGAGIVGVSSALHLQARGRQVVLLDRQPPGNGTSHGNAGLIERASVIPYAFPREVTKLVRYGLNQQSDVRYSLRHLPKAGPWLLQYWRHSSPKGLAAATRAMLPLIERCVTEHLALARPANMQELIADGGWLEAFNDQQAFDFAQRAAADLRDYQLNYRVLDRAELLSLEPGLHQDVVGGLHWLDPKTVSDPGGLTRGYAELFKQRGGQFVIGDALSLTQVEGGWQVQGEHGPITAQEVVVALGPQAAGLFEPLGYRIPLAIKRGYHMHYAALPGTRLRHPILDPVGGYVLAPMVGGIRLTTGIEFADSDDPINEIQLRRCETLARQFYPLGERLDAEPWLGRRPCLPDMCPVIGPAPRHPGLWFNFGHAHHGLTLGPVSGQLLAQLMTGQTPFTDPAPYRAERFN is encoded by the coding sequence ATGCATTGCCAAACCCTCGTTCTGGGCGCCGGAATCGTCGGCGTCAGCAGCGCCCTGCACCTGCAGGCCCGCGGCCGCCAAGTAGTGCTACTGGACCGTCAGCCTCCGGGCAACGGCACCAGCCACGGCAACGCCGGGCTGATCGAACGCGCCAGCGTGATTCCCTACGCCTTCCCCCGGGAAGTGACCAAGCTGGTGCGCTACGGCCTCAACCAGCAATCGGACGTGCGTTACAGCCTGCGCCACCTGCCCAAGGCCGGCCCCTGGCTGCTGCAATACTGGCGCCACTCCTCGCCCAAGGGCCTGGCCGCCGCCACCCGCGCCATGCTGCCGCTGATCGAACGCTGCGTCACCGAACACCTGGCCCTGGCCCGCCCGGCCAACATGCAGGAGCTGATCGCCGACGGCGGCTGGCTCGAAGCCTTCAACGACCAACAAGCCTTCGACTTCGCCCAGCGCGCCGCCGCCGACCTGCGGGACTACCAGCTCAACTACCGGGTACTGGACCGCGCTGAACTCTTGTCCCTGGAACCCGGCCTGCACCAAGACGTAGTGGGCGGCCTGCACTGGCTCGACCCCAAGACCGTCAGCGACCCCGGCGGCCTGACCCGGGGCTACGCCGAACTGTTCAAGCAACGCGGCGGCCAGTTCGTCATCGGCGATGCCCTGAGCCTGACCCAGGTCGAAGGCGGCTGGCAGGTGCAGGGCGAACACGGCCCGATCACCGCCCAGGAAGTGGTGGTCGCCCTCGGTCCGCAAGCCGCAGGCCTCTTCGAGCCCCTGGGCTACCGCATCCCGCTGGCGATCAAGCGTGGCTACCACATGCACTACGCCGCCCTGCCCGGCACCCGCCTGCGGCACCCGATCCTCGACCCGGTGGGCGGCTACGTGCTGGCGCCGATGGTGGGTGGCATCCGCCTGACCACCGGCATCGAGTTCGCCGACAGCGATGACCCGATCAACGAAATCCAACTGCGCCGCTGCGAAACCCTGGCCCGGCAGTTCTACCCCCTGGGCGAACGCCTCGACGCCGAGCCCTGGCTGGGCCGCCGCCCGTGCCTGCCGGACATGTGCCCGGTGATCGGCCCCGCCCCGCGCCACCCCGGCCTGTGGTTCAACTTCGGCCACGCCCACCACGGCCTGACCCTGGGCCCGGTGAGCGGCCAACTGCTGGCGCAACTGATGACCGGCCAGACCCCCTTCACCGACCCTGCCCCCTATCGCGCCGAGCGCTTCAACTGA
- a CDS encoding amino acid ABC transporter ATP-binding protein: protein MLTQTAPLSAVPEPAARATIDRREVVIDIAGLNKFYGAFHVLHDIDLKVRQGERIVLCGPSGSGKSTLIRCINRLEIAEKGQILVDRTDLAQNTREAAKVRSQVGMVFQHFNLFPHMSVLDNCTLAPTTVRGLSRKKAEELARSFLAKVGIESQAGKYPSQLSGGQQQRVAIARALCMEPKIMLFDEPTSALDPEMVSEVLDVMVKLADSGMTMLCVTHEMGFARQVAERVLFLDGGRIVEDAPPEAFFAAPKSERAKAFLAQIVH, encoded by the coding sequence ATGCTGACCCAGACCGCCCCGCTGTCCGCCGTGCCCGAACCCGCCGCCCGCGCCACCATCGACCGCCGCGAGGTGGTGATCGATATCGCCGGGCTGAACAAGTTCTACGGCGCCTTCCACGTCCTGCACGACATCGACCTCAAGGTCCGCCAGGGCGAACGCATCGTCCTCTGCGGCCCCTCCGGCTCCGGCAAATCGACCTTGATCCGCTGCATCAACCGCCTGGAAATCGCCGAGAAGGGCCAGATCCTGGTGGACCGCACCGACCTTGCACAAAACACCCGCGAAGCGGCCAAGGTACGCAGCCAGGTGGGCATGGTGTTCCAGCACTTCAACCTGTTCCCGCACATGAGCGTGCTGGACAACTGCACCCTAGCCCCCACCACCGTGCGCGGCCTATCACGCAAAAAGGCCGAAGAACTGGCCCGCAGCTTCCTGGCCAAGGTCGGCATCGAAAGCCAGGCCGGCAAATACCCCAGCCAACTATCCGGGGGGCAGCAACAACGCGTGGCGATTGCCCGGGCGCTGTGCATGGAACCGAAGATCATGCTGTTCGACGAACCCACCTCGGCGCTGGACCCGGAGATGGTCAGCGAAGTGCTGGATGTGATGGTGAAACTGGCCGACAGCGGCATGACCATGCTGTGCGTGACCCATGAGATGGGGTTTGCCCGGCAGGTGGCGGAGCGAGTGTTGTTTCTGGATGGGGGGCGGATTGTGGAGGATGCGCCGCCGGAGGCGTTTTTTGCGGCGCCCAAGAGTGAGCGGGCGAAGGCGTTTCTTGCGCAGATTGTGCATTGA
- a CDS encoding AAA family ATPase, with protein MPKQEEIASTKPIIKLFQISGLNGFKTLTLQTPTCVRIVVAENGTGKTTLLNTLYTILSRRVAKLYTLDFETLTIQFEGLEKFIVSKDELFPSDAKPQNAAAFSELTEYGVSEAELYELFTEIGPVFDVRKVRAHYIYHRVYNECPYDHPDTLRMFRRAMPSLERTQVYSGFLNYINKGMGSLEVLYLPTFRRIEVENTSFEKRQSRHREGFERITQTETDETLMWFGMSDVEAQLENIKSTIQSETFTAYSHLSVRSLEDLLSPETKKPEPIPSDNKILGNQLRLVLARLGQAEGQAGAKILDLIDSSQINLEHYDNLRSYLFQMLEIYTSTQKDEQSIEGFVKVINKYWSASAFESSSQAEKTFVFDKMSLDIDIRTPYSSEPIELSQLSSGEKQIVSIFAKLHLQKDKKFVVLIDEPELSLSMAWQKLFLPDLLEAPSCEQLIAITHSPFIFENTLDKYAQPLFVSYERGAK; from the coding sequence ATGCCTAAGCAGGAAGAAATTGCCAGCACTAAACCTATTATAAAGCTGTTTCAGATATCTGGACTAAACGGCTTCAAGACACTTACGCTTCAAACACCAACATGCGTAAGAATTGTCGTAGCAGAAAACGGAACAGGCAAAACCACTCTTCTCAATACGTTGTACACCATACTATCTCGTCGCGTCGCAAAACTTTATACTTTGGATTTCGAAACACTAACCATACAATTCGAAGGTCTAGAAAAGTTTATAGTCTCCAAAGATGAGCTTTTCCCATCAGATGCAAAACCTCAGAATGCAGCAGCATTTTCAGAGCTAACCGAGTATGGCGTTTCCGAAGCAGAGCTATATGAGTTATTTACGGAGATTGGACCTGTTTTTGACGTAAGAAAAGTACGTGCACATTACATATACCATAGAGTATATAACGAGTGCCCTTACGACCACCCCGACACTTTACGAATGTTTCGACGCGCAATGCCATCCCTAGAAAGAACCCAAGTGTATAGCGGCTTCCTGAACTACATAAACAAGGGAATGGGATCTCTAGAAGTTTTATACCTCCCAACCTTTAGACGAATCGAAGTAGAGAACACTAGTTTTGAAAAGCGTCAATCAAGGCATCGCGAAGGATTTGAGCGTATAACACAGACTGAAACCGATGAAACTCTAATGTGGTTTGGTATGAGCGACGTCGAGGCACAGCTAGAGAACATAAAATCAACAATTCAATCTGAAACCTTCACTGCCTATTCACACTTAAGTGTGCGCTCACTTGAGGACTTGCTGTCGCCAGAAACGAAAAAACCGGAGCCGATACCTTCGGACAATAAGATACTTGGAAATCAACTACGTTTGGTCCTTGCCCGACTAGGGCAAGCTGAGGGGCAAGCCGGTGCAAAGATTCTTGACCTGATAGATTCCAGCCAGATAAACCTCGAACATTACGACAACCTTCGTTCGTATTTATTTCAGATGCTTGAAATTTACACCTCTACACAAAAAGATGAGCAGTCGATCGAAGGGTTTGTGAAAGTTATAAACAAATACTGGAGCGCCTCTGCCTTTGAATCAAGCTCACAAGCAGAAAAAACATTTGTATTCGATAAGATGTCGCTCGATATTGACATTAGAACACCATACAGTTCCGAACCAATTGAACTTTCACAACTATCTTCAGGCGAAAAGCAGATAGTTTCCATATTCGCCAAACTACATCTTCAAAAAGACAAAAAATTTGTTGTGCTTATAGACGAGCCTGAACTATCACTTTCCATGGCATGGCAAAAGCTATTTCTACCTGACCTATTGGAAGCGCCGAGCTGCGAGCAACTGATAGCGATAACTCATTCACCCTTCATTTTCGAGAACACCCTAGATAAGTATGCACAACCTCTTTTTGTTTCTTATGAAAGGGGAGCCAAATGA
- a CDS encoding DUF4435 domain-containing protein has translation MNLEKMRASRNNPQVALISYTTVRGKNPEKLICVFEGYEDLPYYETIFNRVGNTIEFSSIIAKGKDQVLALRAILQENYYQDDRIRFFVDHDFDGLKGYTRGNDIYVTEGYSIENHLADRKILSSLLNSEFKCCSENDEKTVTTINDLFNHFLAAFFEIMRPVNQAIFYARTHNVKLKNIEDRIGEYFLFTLDSITDKKTDYFNLIGWPEETTRDISSIEADFSKIDPHMQWRGKFIFELFIKFLHQLKNDRTSETPKFFEKKAGVKFDPNGDIIRVLASLSTIPPSLSAFITSF, from the coding sequence ATGAATCTAGAAAAAATGCGTGCATCCCGAAACAACCCTCAAGTCGCACTAATTTCCTATACGACTGTCCGAGGAAAAAACCCCGAAAAACTAATTTGCGTCTTCGAAGGATATGAAGATCTCCCATATTACGAAACCATATTCAATAGAGTTGGAAATACAATTGAATTCAGCTCCATAATTGCAAAAGGCAAAGACCAAGTACTTGCACTACGGGCTATCCTTCAGGAAAATTACTACCAAGACGATAGAATCCGCTTCTTTGTGGATCATGACTTTGACGGCCTAAAGGGGTACACACGAGGAAATGACATTTACGTCACTGAAGGTTATTCCATTGAAAATCATTTAGCCGACAGAAAAATACTATCATCACTTCTAAACTCAGAATTTAAATGTTGCTCAGAAAATGACGAAAAGACCGTCACCACTATAAATGATTTATTCAATCATTTCCTTGCAGCATTCTTTGAGATCATGAGGCCTGTAAATCAAGCTATTTTTTATGCCCGGACTCACAACGTGAAACTTAAAAACATAGAGGACCGGATCGGAGAATATTTTCTTTTCACACTGGATAGCATAACTGACAAAAAAACCGATTACTTCAACTTAATTGGATGGCCAGAAGAAACCACAAGAGATATAAGTTCAATAGAGGCTGATTTTTCCAAAATTGACCCTCACATGCAATGGCGCGGAAAATTTATCTTCGAGCTTTTTATTAAATTCCTACATCAGCTCAAAAATGATAGAACCTCTGAAACGCCTAAATTTTTTGAAAAAAAAGCAGGGGTAAAATTTGATCCTAACGGAGATATCATCCGAGTGCTTGCATCACTATCGACTATCCCCCCATCACTTTCAGCGTTCATTACCAGCTTTTAA
- a CDS encoding type II toxin-antitoxin system HicA family toxin yields MQSRQLIKELEAAGWILDRITGSHHLFKHPYRPNTVPVPHPKKDLPRGTVRAIRKLAELI; encoded by the coding sequence GTGCAAAGCAGACAGCTAATCAAGGAGCTTGAAGCCGCTGGATGGATACTGGACCGGATAACCGGAAGCCACCATCTGTTCAAGCATCCTTACAGACCCAACACCGTTCCGGTGCCTCACCCGAAGAAGGACCTGCCACGGGGAACGGTCAGGGCCATCCGGAAACTGGCCGAACTGATTTAG
- a CDS encoding type II toxin-antitoxin system HicB family antitoxin encodes MQYPICIEWGDEHTATGIQIPDIPGAVTAGDTFESAYSAAIEIAHVMLEELARAGQAIPLPSPTHKHRANPDFTGMGWGMLDIDITPYLGKTEKVNVTLPGYVIQQIDRFVREHNIKSRSSFLADAALEKLGR; translated from the coding sequence ATGCAATATCCCATCTGCATCGAATGGGGCGACGAACACACCGCCACCGGCATCCAGATTCCCGACATCCCCGGTGCAGTCACCGCCGGCGACACCTTCGAGAGCGCCTACAGCGCCGCCATCGAGATCGCCCACGTCATGCTCGAAGAACTGGCCCGCGCCGGGCAAGCCATTCCCCTGCCCTCGCCCACCCACAAGCACCGCGCCAACCCCGATTTCACAGGCATGGGCTGGGGCATGCTGGACATCGACATCACGCCCTACCTGGGCAAGACCGAGAAGGTCAACGTGACGTTGCCCGGTTATGTGATTCAGCAGATCGACCGCTTTGTCCGCGAGCACAACATCAAGAGCCGGTCGTCCTTCCTGGCCGATGCCGCGCTGGAAAAGCTCGGGCGCTGA
- a CDS encoding PLP-dependent aminotransferase family protein, with amino-acid sequence MMLAFELDRSQTAPIYRQLYQRFRESIADGRLRPGDRVPAVRALAAELNLARGTVEAAYQLLMGEGYLTARGAAGTMVTPQLAPVAASMPRTPVAATAYQATHAGTPPLALQMGLPALDAFPRKLWTRLAGRQLRQAGLEGLIYPDSRGYAPLRAAIASYLGISRGISCQPEQIFVCAGYRACLDLISHTLMHKGATCWLEEPGYFMARSALLAAGAQLVPVPVDDQGLDVAQGIARAPEADFAVVTPTHQSPLGVSLSLPRRLALLDWANRQGSWIIEDDYDSEYRYQGKPLPALKSLDQQGRVLYTGTFSKVLFPGLRLAYLVVPAEQAQAFARQADRLHNHCPHLLQATVAAFLNEGHFARHLKKMRGLYARRRQWLVEALHQQLAGRLQIDPQAGGMHVVAGLAEGDDVQIAQRAWAQGIAVEPLSQWYLGEGGRQGLVMGFTNVGSAEQAVGVAVRLARAIG; translated from the coding sequence ATGATGCTCGCATTCGAACTGGATCGCAGCCAGACGGCGCCGATCTATCGTCAGCTTTATCAACGGTTTCGCGAGTCCATCGCCGATGGCCGCCTGCGTCCGGGAGACCGGGTGCCGGCGGTGCGCGCCCTGGCGGCGGAACTGAACCTGGCGCGTGGCACCGTGGAGGCGGCCTACCAACTGCTGATGGGCGAGGGCTACCTGACGGCTCGCGGAGCTGCCGGGACCATGGTCACCCCGCAACTGGCGCCGGTTGCCGCGTCCATGCCGCGCACGCCGGTGGCTGCCACGGCCTACCAGGCCACCCATGCCGGCACGCCGCCGTTGGCGCTGCAAATGGGCCTGCCAGCGCTGGACGCCTTTCCGCGCAAGCTCTGGACCCGCCTCGCGGGCCGGCAACTGCGCCAGGCGGGCCTCGAAGGCCTCATCTACCCGGACTCGCGAGGTTATGCGCCGTTGCGGGCGGCCATTGCGTCCTACCTGGGGATTTCCCGGGGCATCAGCTGCCAGCCGGAGCAGATTTTCGTCTGTGCCGGCTACCGCGCCTGCCTCGACCTGATCAGCCACACGCTGATGCACAAAGGGGCCACCTGCTGGCTGGAGGAGCCCGGCTACTTCATGGCCAGGAGCGCACTGCTGGCGGCCGGCGCCCAGCTGGTGCCGGTGCCCGTGGACGATCAGGGCCTGGACGTCGCCCAAGGCATCGCCCGCGCCCCAGAGGCCGATTTTGCCGTGGTCACCCCGACCCACCAGAGCCCGCTGGGCGTGTCGCTGTCCTTGCCGCGGCGCCTGGCCTTGCTGGACTGGGCCAACCGCCAGGGCAGCTGGATCATCGAGGACGACTACGACAGCGAGTACCGCTACCAGGGCAAGCCCTTGCCGGCCCTCAAGAGCCTCGACCAGCAGGGCCGCGTGCTCTACACCGGCACCTTCAGCAAGGTGTTGTTTCCAGGGTTGCGCCTGGCCTACCTGGTGGTGCCCGCCGAACAGGCCCAGGCGTTCGCCCGGCAGGCGGATCGTTTGCACAACCACTGCCCGCACCTGCTGCAGGCGACGGTGGCGGCCTTTCTCAACGAGGGGCACTTTGCCCGGCACTTGAAGAAGATGCGTGGCCTGTATGCGCGTCGACGGCAATGGCTGGTTGAGGCGTTGCACCAGCAGTTGGCTGGGCGGTTGCAGATAGACCCGCAGGCCGGGGGCATGCATGTGGTGGCCGGCTTGGCGGAGGGGGACGACGTGCAGATTGCCCAGCGGGCCTGGGCGCAGGGCATCGCTGTGGAGCCGCTGTCGCAGTGGTACCTGGGGGAGGGGGGGAGGCAGGGGTTGGTGATGGGGTTTACCAATGTGGGCAGTGCGGAGCAGGCGGTGGGCGTGGCGGTACGGTTGGCTCGGGCCATTGGCTGA
- a CDS encoding GNAT family N-acetyltransferase gives MPYTLRHLDSEEAFAESFDLMRVLRPHLTSPAAYTAQLARQAAQGYRLLAAWDAERIVGLAGYREMENLLYGHFIYVDDLVVCSQLQRSGVGARLLSAVRDEAVQRECEHFVLDTGLHMPLAQRFYFRQGLLARGMHFTQRLRGEEPA, from the coding sequence ATGCCCTACACCCTTCGACACCTCGACAGCGAAGAAGCCTTTGCCGAAAGTTTCGACTTGATGCGCGTCCTGCGCCCACACCTCACCAGCCCCGCGGCCTATACCGCACAACTGGCTCGGCAAGCCGCGCAGGGCTACCGCTTGCTCGCCGCGTGGGACGCTGAGCGCATCGTCGGCCTGGCGGGTTACCGCGAAATGGAAAACCTGCTCTACGGGCACTTCATCTACGTCGATGACCTGGTGGTGTGCTCACAGCTTCAGCGCAGCGGCGTGGGCGCCCGGCTGTTGAGCGCGGTGCGGGATGAGGCCGTGCAACGTGAATGCGAGCACTTTGTGCTGGACACCGGCCTGCACATGCCCCTGGCCCAGCGCTTCTATTTTCGCCAGGGGTTGCTGGCCCGCGGCATGCACTTCACCCAGCGCCTGCGTGGTGAGGAGCCGGCATGA
- a CDS encoding FMN-dependent NADH-azoreductase, which yields MNNLLLINASPHGQVSHGHQLALELAGDLRQGYPHLELLERDLVAQPLPPLGLDYAHALTAPTPFDAPLFEVSEGLIGELERSDALIIATPMHNFTLPAALKLWVDYVLRIHRTFSALPEGKVGLLKDRPVHVLVSSGGFHQGERARQPDFLTPYLRHVLNTLGLFDLQFTYLQGLVFGDDAVRQTIEEARTALFSKPLFNPLVCA from the coding sequence ATGAACAACCTGCTGCTGATCAACGCCAGCCCCCATGGCCAGGTTTCCCACGGGCACCAGCTGGCCCTGGAACTGGCGGGCGACCTGCGCCAAGGCTATCCGCACCTCGAACTGCTCGAACGCGACCTGGTGGCGCAACCGCTGCCACCGCTCGGCCTGGACTACGCCCACGCCCTCACCGCCCCCACGCCCTTCGACGCGCCGCTGTTCGAGGTGTCCGAAGGGTTGATCGGCGAGTTGGAGCGCAGCGATGCCCTGATCATTGCCACGCCGATGCACAACTTCACCCTGCCGGCCGCGCTCAAGCTCTGGGTCGACTATGTCCTGCGTATTCACCGCACCTTCAGCGCCCTCCCGGAGGGCAAGGTCGGCCTGCTCAAGGACCGCCCGGTGCATGTGCTGGTGAGCTCCGGCGGTTTTCACCAGGGCGAGCGGGCACGCCAACCGGACTTCCTGACGCCCTACCTGCGCCACGTGCTCAACACCCTCGGCCTGTTCGACCTGCAGTTCACCTACCTTCAGGGCTTGGTGTTCGGGGACGACGCCGTGCGGCAGACCATCGAAGAAGCCCGCACTGCACTGTTCTCCAAGCCCCTGTTCAACCCCCTCGTGTGTGCTTGA
- a CDS encoding carboxymuconolactone decarboxylase family protein has protein sequence MSQLRLPFATLSPAAYQGLLATNTALAASPLGLPLVELVYLRVSQINGCSYCLGMHSQALRECGVAQDKLDCLAGWRVSELFDDRERAALAWTETLTYVHDKGAPDALYEPLKAHLNDVEISDLTLAVSLMNAFNRLAVGMKL, from the coding sequence ATGAGCCAACTCAGACTGCCCTTTGCCACCCTGTCGCCGGCCGCCTATCAAGGCCTGCTCGCCACCAACACCGCCCTGGCCGCCAGCCCCCTGGGCTTGCCCCTGGTGGAACTGGTGTATTTGCGTGTGTCGCAGATCAACGGCTGCTCTTACTGCCTGGGCATGCACTCACAGGCCCTGCGCGAGTGTGGAGTGGCACAAGACAAGCTGGATTGCCTGGCCGGCTGGCGCGTCAGCGAACTGTTCGACGACCGCGAACGCGCGGCCCTGGCCTGGACCGAAACCCTCACCTACGTCCATGACAAAGGCGCGCCGGACGCGCTGTACGAACCGCTGAAAGCGCACCTGAACGACGTCGAGATTTCCGACCTGACGCTGGCCGTGTCCCTGATGAACGCCTTCAACCGGCTAGCGGTGGGGATGAAGCTCTAA
- a CDS encoding GNAT family acetyltransferase: MNDIVDYSNPHHRLGVIALWETVFGYETAHNTPSLAIDRKLAVADGLFFVAVQGQAVIGTVLAGYDGHRGWLYSVAVHPAHRRKGLGVNLVQHAERALTARGCMKINLQIVSSNESVKSFYEALGYSTEPRISMGKKIDVNIVTPGEQS; this comes from the coding sequence ATGAATGACATTGTCGACTACTCCAACCCACACCATCGCCTGGGCGTCATTGCGTTATGGGAGACGGTTTTCGGTTACGAAACCGCACACAACACCCCGAGCCTGGCCATCGACAGGAAACTCGCCGTGGCCGACGGGCTGTTCTTTGTCGCGGTGCAGGGGCAGGCGGTGATAGGCACGGTACTGGCGGGGTATGACGGTCATCGAGGCTGGTTGTACTCGGTGGCGGTGCACCCCGCGCATCGCCGAAAAGGCCTGGGCGTGAACCTGGTGCAGCATGCCGAGCGCGCCTTGACCGCGCGTGGTTGCATGAAGATCAACCTGCAAATCGTCAGCAGCAATGAAAGCGTCAAAAGCTTCTATGAAGCCCTGGGCTATTCGACCGAACCGCGCATCAGCATGGGCAAGAAGATTGATGTGAATATCGTGACGCCCGGCGAGCAGTCCTGA
- a CDS encoding O-methyltransferase, with product MTTLTTEPMASLIDRLYALADAATSPALDNVPSQERERLMHSKTDYLQFYSLLKDLWLPVSRDTGKLLYLLARNAQARAIVEFGTSFGLSTLHLAAALRDNGGGVLIGSEFEPSKVALAREHLAEGGVGDLVQIRQGDALVTLASDLPAAVDLLLLDGAKALYGEVLGLVEPHLKPGALVVADNTDYCPEYLEYVRAPQNGYLSVPFADDIELSMRLG from the coding sequence ATGACGACCCTCACCACCGAGCCCATGGCAAGCCTGATCGATCGCCTCTACGCCCTGGCCGATGCCGCCACCAGCCCGGCGCTGGACAACGTGCCGAGCCAGGAACGCGAGCGCCTGATGCACAGCAAGACCGACTACCTGCAGTTCTATTCACTGCTCAAGGACCTGTGGCTGCCAGTCTCCCGCGACACCGGCAAGCTCTTGTACCTGCTGGCACGCAACGCCCAGGCCAGGGCCATCGTCGAATTCGGCACCTCGTTCGGCCTGTCCACCCTGCACCTGGCGGCCGCCCTGCGGGACAACGGCGGCGGCGTGCTGATCGGCAGCGAGTTCGAGCCGTCGAAGGTCGCCCTGGCCCGCGAGCACCTGGCCGAGGGGGGAGTCGGCGACCTGGTGCAGATTCGTCAGGGCGATGCCCTGGTGACCCTGGCCAGTGACCTGCCGGCAGCCGTCGACCTGTTGCTGCTCGATGGTGCCAAGGCGCTGTATGGCGAGGTCCTGGGCCTGGTGGAACCGCACCTGAAACCTGGCGCACTGGTGGTGGCGGACAACACCGACTACTGCCCCGAGTACCTGGAATACGTCCGCGCGCCGCAGAACGGCTACCTGTCCGTGCCGTTTGCCGATGACATCGAGTTGTCGATGCGCCTGGGTTGA
- a CDS encoding TetR family transcriptional regulator has protein sequence MTQRQSTRISSRKQPQQARSTDLVAAILQAAVQVLSEQGATRFTTARVAEKAGVSIGSLYQYFPNKAAILFRLQSDEWLQTQQMLRRILENLEQPPLARLRSLVQAFIRSECEEAQVRGALNDAAPLYRDAPEACEARAAGRQIFAGFMFHLLPEVSEATRTAACDLLLTTLSSVGKDFSASPHTEAAITRYADGLADMFSAYVVALNQPSALPPATPA, from the coding sequence ATGACCCAGCGCCAGAGCACCCGTATTTCCTCACGCAAACAACCACAGCAGGCACGCTCCACCGATCTGGTGGCGGCGATCCTGCAAGCTGCTGTTCAGGTTTTGAGCGAACAGGGCGCCACCCGCTTCACCACCGCCCGGGTCGCGGAAAAGGCCGGCGTGAGCATCGGTTCGCTGTATCAGTACTTCCCCAACAAGGCCGCGATCCTGTTTCGGCTGCAGAGCGATGAGTGGTTGCAGACCCAGCAGATGCTGCGCCGGATCCTGGAGAACCTCGAGCAGCCACCGCTGGCTCGCCTGCGCAGCCTGGTGCAGGCCTTCATCCGCTCGGAGTGCGAGGAGGCCCAGGTGCGCGGGGCCTTGAACGACGCCGCCCCGCTCTATCGCGACGCCCCCGAGGCCTGTGAAGCGCGCGCGGCAGGCCGGCAGATTTTCGCAGGCTTCATGTTCCACTTGCTGCCCGAAGTCAGCGAGGCTACCCGCACGGCGGCCTGCGACCTGCTCCTGACCACGCTCAGTTCGGTGGGCAAGGATTTTTCCGCCAGCCCGCATACCGAAGCGGCAATCACGCGGTATGCCGATGGACTGGCGGACATGTTCAGCGCTTACGTCGTGGCACTCAATCAACCCAGCGCGCTGCCGCCAGCCACCCCGGCTTGA